A window of Chthoniobacterales bacterium genomic DNA:
CGACCGGCATGTCGGGGTTGCTGGCCTTCAATGCGGTGAGCTGCGTTTCCAGATCGGCCAGCGAAACCGGGGTGGCGTTGAGCTTGATCTTGCCCTCGGAATCAATCGTGATGGCCTGCATTTTTTTCTCCTTCATCGGAGGCGCCTTGCTGGCCTTGGGCAGGTTCACTTTCACGCCCTGCACGCCCGCGGTCGTCATGATGATGAAGATGAGAAGGAGGACCAGATAGAGGTCCACCATCGGAGTGACGTTGATGTCGTCGTAGGATTTGTTGTCGCCGGCCTGCATCTATTTCTCAGGGTAAAACTCCGCGA
This region includes:
- a CDS encoding biopolymer transporter ExbD; its protein translation is MQAGDNKSYDDINVTPMVDLYLVLLLIFIIMTTAGVQGVKVNLPKASKAPPMKEKKMQAITIDSEGKIKLNATPVSLADLETQLTALKASNPDMPVVVRGDSATQYQGVMNVLDVLGRLSISQVGLATQGPKK